The window catGTCTTCAAAGAATTAATCATGGCACTTGGGAGTTTGTAAGATAGTGTACCCTAAGCTTATATGTGCTGTTCTTGCTATATATGCCATCATAGTCAATGTTCCTTTGAGCTAccttttaaagatgagcaaactgGTGTGAGCTTGTGATCTATAATTTTAAGAGTGTACCTTTTAATCATGGAGTAGTATTCATCCCAACCAGGAAACTTGTGTGAGTGCCTAGTTGGAAGTAGCCCTAGGGTTATTGCTGGAAGTTTTATGGAGATTAGTCAGGCTCATCAGAGGATAGAATTGGGTACCTAAATCAGGCCCTTCCTTTTAACTTCTTTTATCCTTTGTCCTCAAGATTTCCATATTCCTGAGTCCAAAAGCatattttcattgctttcttCCCTTACATGAGAAATCTGCCAACTTTCATCCTTCTCCATTTCTCCTTTAGAGCATGGAGATCATGCTTTTTCCTCCTGGCAGGCAATTTACAGCTTAGAGTTTACCTGTCATATTCCCTCCAGCAACTAGTTTGTCTCAGGAACTGTGAGCAGCACCCCACGTGAGGTATATTGGAAGAGAACCTATGTGATaatgaggaagaagaacattATTGTTTATAAACTGCTTTCCTCAGTTTAACTGACTAAAGGAGCAATCTTGTGACgtaaataattcaaattttacctcattgtacagatgagctAGTTCCTTTTAGTTACATGGTTCACTACTACTCAAACCCAATTCTAATACTTTTTTTGGCCACCCATTAGTCTTAAAATATGGCGGTGGataaaaggaaagtcaggaaaccTTTTAGTGAGAAGTTAAAACTGGATGTTGGTGATGATAATTTCAAGGTATCAAAGACCTATATGAAATAATGCAGACTGGAAAAAATAAACCAACTCAGAATGAAAAGTCTATGTATGACTACAACTGTGCTTAATAGTCACACATGAAATCAGAAGAGGTAATAATGTGATATGTATAGCTTATCAATGgtgtctgtttatttatttactttatcatAAATATGATTAGccattattttttagaaagctgAGAATCCTTAGAATTAAAAATGCAGGAAGGAAGACTGTAGCCTTAAACTAGCAAATAATCActatatagcaaaaataaaatgttagaagtAGGATGAAGTATAGATAACATCCAGACTAGTTTGTCTTTTTATAAGGGAGCAGATAGATCCAAAGATGAGcattcattcaacattttttttttagtacctagtgtatgagagaaataaaaagatgaatcaGATACATCCTCTCTTCAAGGAGCTGGCGATCTAGTAGGAAAATTAAGACATGTACATGAATAACTGTAATACAAAATTATACTGGGTAAATATTATAGAAGGACAAAGAGAGCTTTGTGggaatttagaagaaaaagaaattccttctGGTTGTCAAgatcatatttcattttatggagGTGGTATTTGGCctagattttgaaaaaattatactATTTTGACATGAAGAGAGGAGTAAAGGAAGGCATCCCATGTGGAAGGACTAACATCATAAAAgcatgaaatggaaaagaattggacACACCTGGAAAATGGTGACTAGCCCAATTTGGCTGGATTATTATCTATTACTGATATCCATTATAATATCATCAAGGGGGATAAAAGAGATTCTGAACCTCAGATtagtaaacttaaaaaaaattttcatcactatatttcagtaaaattggtttcctttgtaatcttatttgttttattctatatatttattctatgTACTTTTCTGATGATGAGATTTATAGAACTTCCAAAATCTggtgaaaaaaaagtttaggaatTATTGGCCTAATAAATTGTTAGGATTAAATGATAAAGATCCTTAGATGCTAGACTAAGGAATTTTAACTGTGTATATTTTACTTTACCTTGCTTTTTAACCGATATTAATATCAGTTGAAGGGAAGACAACCCCAGATAACTAAGGCAAAAACACATAAAGAAgcaattttaaatacatattttgttatacattttctctcttcatatttACTaacttcttcccctcctctttttttttttttttctaatagtggCTACAGATGTCTTTAATTCAAAAAACCTGGCCGTACAGGCCCAAAAGAAGATCCTTGGGAAAATGGTATCCAAATCCATAGCAACAACCTTGATTGATGATACAAGCAGTGATGTTTTAGATGAACTCTATAGAGTGACAAAGGAATACACTCATAACAAGAAGGAGGCTGAAAAGATCATCAAAAACCTAATCAAAACTGTCATCAAGCTGGCCATCCTATACAGGAATAATCAATTTAACCAAGATGAACTAGCATTAATGGAGAAGTTCAAGAAGAAAGTTCATCAGCTTGCAATGACTGTGGTCAGTTTCTATCAGGTTGATTACACCTTTGACCGGAATGTATTGTCCAGACTATTGAATGAATGTAGAGAGATGCTACATCAGATCATTCAGCGCCATCTAACTGCCAAATCCCATGGACGGGTTAACAATGTCTTTGACCACTTTTCAGATTGTGAATTCTTGGCTGCTTTGTACAATCCCTTTGGAACCTATAAGCCCCACTTACAAAAACTCTGTGAAGGCATCAACAAAATGCTGGATGAAGGGAATATATGAGCACCTGGATTACAGTTGTGACTGCTAACATTTCTTATAAATGGAGCACTGCtgatttatgaaggaaaaaaaattaaaaccaaggGTTTTGGAGTTTTTTGAAGATTACAGATACTTCAAAAAGACTTTGCCAAATCAGTTCTTTGATCATGAGCCATCTTATTCCCAAACCACCAACAATAAACATCACGTGAGAGATGTAGAActtgatttttatttgaaaaggagcATATTGCCAAAATATGTGGCTAAAAGCTATCAAACAGTTAACATATCATGAAAGTTATGTTTAATAAACAATGTATTTAATCGCCTCCTGTAAGAACTTTTTAAAGGGAGGTCTTCACGGTGATGGCACATCCTATTACATCTAATGtatataaagttatatttttttcactaattttccTTCTTGATATGTGTTTGCTTAAGacaaaacgaaacaaaaaatttccttttgatGCCAATGCTACTTTAGAAACAACTTGAATTTTCTAGTTCTATCCTCAATGCTTGTGCAAAGTTTTCATGTATGGTGTTAAGATCCAGTTCAAGCCAAATCTGTTACCATGGGAATTTTACTCTGATTTTCATGAGCTCAGAAGTAAAGTTTTACCCTTGGAGGAACAggaaattacatatttaaaagaattcataatATAATATGCTTAAAATATGAATCAGGTATGGTTAAAATATATGCCTCTTGCATAGTCTTGCTCTTTAGTGATAATGGTGACATCTAGGTTTCCAAAATGTAATGGGGCAGTGTTCATCTTGAGTATTTGTTAGTACATCATGGACCATAACCTTCATGTTTTGAATGTGTGTTAAATGTGGGCATGacataaatttcaaaattaagagaaagaagaatgacaATCTGGAATGTTATTAATATGGGACTGtcaaaagtaaatgaacaatTTCTCTAATAAACAGAACTGATCTATGCAACAAAATAGAAGCCAGCAGAAATGTATGGctggtttaaaaaggaaaacaaagaacttCCCATAGAGCaaatagataaaaaaagaatggatttcaaatatttgagaaattttgTTGTGAATACATAggatattacatttttatttaattaccaaagttgtttatattttgtttgatattttgATGAGTAAACCAAAGAATGATTGCAATCAAAGTCATGTGTGCATGTCTTATTTTTGTATAATATGTTTACTTGGAAGTAAAAGTTTCCGTTCATTTTTGAACCAGGGTGTTAGAGAGAGATTGAAATTAATCCCACCACCAGCAACAAGCATTCTGGCATGTTCTCCTGTGTGCATGGCCATTAACTCTGTTGCCCTATATTCTGCCCACATTCTTGCAGTGttgaaataaaaatagcaccATACAGAATAGAGTTGGAAAGTCCCCTAGACTAACAGGAGGCTAattgtgttctcttctttttctttaaatgaggaaactgggtccCAAAGTTAAGTGGTTTTTTAAGGTCACAGAGAAAGTAAGGGaatagaaacaggatttgaacccaagtttgcTGACTGCATCCTAATGTGTTATTTCTACAGAAAAGGCtaacaatttaaaatttctaaaagatTTAAATCTTCCTGTTTTCACTGTCCTTCACCTGCTCCAGCTAGCATCTGGTGAGAGCATATAGCAGTTATTATTTAGTTTTCCTtgtacttgctgtctagggataCAGGGCAAAGTAGGAGTCTgaacatttattttcctaaatactTGACAGACAAAATTTGGGTTAATTACTCCTCAGATTCTTTTCACATCTGTTATTTCACAATAATATAGCACCTATCACATGAGGTAATTAagaccctccccccaaaaaaaggaatattcctatttttatagagaagaaaataagaagagaaatgatGTGATTTGAACTGGATTTAGAACCCTCATTTCCCAATTCCTCCAAGAGCTTTGTATCATGCTGGGTTGCTATATAATCCTCTGAATCTTCAGGAGGCAATTCTAGCAAGTGTTCTTAGAAAGTCTGTTTGAAAATACCACACACCATTTCTGTTGACAGAATGCACACAAGGTTCTCAGAAGTTTGATAAAGCTTTTAGACTAGGGAGTAAAAACACCCCAGTGTTTGAATGATTTTATTATCAAAAAGTCATGATAGGATAAACTATCATTTCTTTACTGAGGTCGGCCCCAAGTGTGTAGGTTGTCATATTGGTTTGGATGGAAAAGGGGTAGCCATTGGAAACTGGCACATGATCACTGTAAACAGTGATTTCTGTGTACCAACCTGAAGAAATTGAGCCATTAACTATCTAGTCAATAATTTATGACTCAACAATTCATCTGTCTTAATGATTTGAGAATCTTATTTATCCCTCATGATTTTCAAACATGTTAAAGTTAAATAAATCATTAAGCCTCAGTCCTGACTAGACCTTTTGTTCAAAGAAACATGGAGAGAGATACAGTACCAAGGTTTTATTCTAGGAAAGTTCATCCTGCAACTAAATCTCTCAGACTGAGGATTCTTCTACAACAGAAATAGAGCCAATCAGAGATTAAGCATGAAGTAAGATTTTTACTGGGACAGTGATGccgtggataaagtgctagacctaaagtcaggaagattcaatttccttagttcaaatgtcacctcagacatttactagttctgtgatactggataagtcacttaaccctatttcctTTGGTCTCCTCAACTGTacaatgagctgggaaaggaaataacaaaccacttcattgtctttgttaagaaaactccaaatggtatcatgaaaagtcataaacaactgaacaatgaaCAAAGATTTTCACTTGATCCCATGTGGATTtgtgaaggaaaagggaagggtagTATCTTGAGgctacaaaagtaaaaataatatggtGATTCTTAACTATTTCCAGAAGATGAAGCAGTGAGAAATATTTTACTTAGGCAACTTTCTGCCCTTGGTAAATTGTACCACTAAAGGTTTATGAGATGATcagatatacatatgcacataaaaTCATGACTTCCCTTGTGTACccatattttttaatagtattttatttctccagatCGTTTTCAGCACTCATCTTTGCAAAcccttgtgtttcatatttttctccctcttctccttcctcctcaagatagcaagcaatccaatatagattaaatatgtgcaaatctTCAAAACAtgtccatattcatcatactgcataaaaaaattagatcaaagggggaaaaaaacacaagaaatgaaaaaaaaaaaaaaaaaaaaaaaaacgacgacaaaaggtgaaaatactatgctatggaTGTTGATGGAATTTCCCATAgcagtctattggaactggcctgaatcatctcattgttgaaaagacccaagtccatcacagttgaccatcacataatattgttgttactgtgtacaatgttctcttggttctggtcTCTTCATTCAGTATCATTTCACATAGGTctatccaggtctttctgaaatcagcctgtacAGCCATAATTTTAAGattagaaaaattgaaatatgCCCAGGATCTGCATATAGTTCTCTAACTAGTCTTTTCCAAAAATGatgattgatttttttgtgtgtttctttttcttttggataatTGATGCTAGTCTTCTGAGAAAAAAACACAGTAATCttattgaaaatgatttttttttattacattcatagtTTAttgataaaagcaaaataaacaaaaaacaaaaacactagcCATCTGTGTTTTTTAATAGATGACTGGTGGGTTTTGAAATACTTTCATTTAAATGTTATATAGGTAAAAGATTGTTGGCTAGCTGAAATATAAGAACACTATATCAAATCCACATTTTCTCTGTGTGTGAGACCATGCCCATCCAGCTTTTAAACTGGTACAGGACTGTCCTGTTCTCTTTAAAGGTCTTCAGAAGCAGGATTTTTCTGTGAGGCCATTTTTCAAAATCCTCCATAGGCTTCTAATTTGAAGGTACCCCACAGCTTAAATTTCTGCCCCCTTTGGATATGCAACTTTAGATATTCAGGGAAGTCTTTGAAAATTTGACCCACAAGGTGTACTgtactttctctctttccccagaGGCTACCTTTTCACATATATACAATGCTGCTTTATGAATCTACTAGACAGACAGAACAGTTTACTTTTGTTTCTCACAAAGTGAACATGgcattaattatttcattaaaattgttaaatgtttgaaacttttttcatatttagagGGGAAATATAGGGAAAAAATGGAGGTGGGGTGAGGCACAAAGCTTGACAGTAAATTAGTGAAATGTTAGTCttgtatttttctgatcattGTCAGACAAGCCTACCATACATACATTACACTCAGCACatataacattttagaaaaacttaTCTTTGGTTACAGAGATGAAGATTTCTTTGTGCTATAATTCCATTTATGATTCTATTCAACATGACTGTGATGTGAGCTAcaagaaatgaatataaagaatatagatAGACATGGAAAAacttgtgaactgatgcaaagtaaagtaagaagaatcatgaaaataatataaacaacatctaaattaatataaacagaaacaaaattaaaactagaAACTATGTAAGTGACCAAACTCAACctttttacagaaaaaagaactatgaatgTGGAATAGCAGAATTCTGTTGAtgtgtttttttaactttttttttttttctttttaattgttaaaaagaaTAGCTtttgagaggaagaggaaagaatattttgggaaataagggtgatatgaaaacaaaaagaatagtaACAAAATTAAGATGTCCTCTAAGGGaaaattatgtatgtgtgtatatatatatatatatatatacatatacatatatgtgtatatgtatatttatgaatatatttatagctgctttataatatatttacatattaatgatctgtatttttcaaaacatttaggTGAGGTTCTTTTTCCCCAGATTTTTAATTATACTCAAGAGCACATCAAATCATTTTTAAGGTGTTCCCATAAGGTAGCACATGAAATTCATGTTTGAATTTTTCAGTTAATGCTACAATCTTAGATCTTtaagaaaaatttacaaatttaattaTCATAGATTTcgatcaattaacaaatattaagtATTAATTATCTCCTGTGTGACAACATTTGCTGCATTTAAAGccagaaaggacttcagaggatATCAagtccaacccctcattttagagatacaGAAACTGGGATTTGGAAaagttatatgttatatgttttcCCAAAGGCAGCagtgtcagaatttgaactcgtgttctttgactccaaatcctacACTTTTCAGGGTACCAGGCTAAAAGATGAAGGTATCTTTCTTaatgaaaaactacaaaacaactTATATATTGTAATTTCTATtaagtgaaaatattttcatgatattAGAGATTTTTAGTTAGTAAGATTATAAAATTAGATgtggaagggaaaataaagacCATCTGgttcaattatctcattttacagctgaagaaactgagactccttgaggttaagtgacttactcgaAATCCCACAACTAATAAGGATTCTTGGCAGAGTTTGGATTCAAACAAGGCCTCTATAACTCCAAATCCAGGATACTTTCCCACTGTCCCATGTTTCCTCTTAAGAGGTTTTGTTATTTGTACATAAATTTGTattaaataaccaaaaaaaaaagaggattttgaactggatatatttcactttgctttttaaatgtttaaaattgatcAATTTTGACAGATGTTGAAAATTGATTAATTCAATCTGGATTAACCACTGATATATTTGAAAAGCATAAAAGTCTTTTGGCTCATATGGCCCATTAAGCTCTCTGAGCCTAAAGCTCCCATGTGATTTGTTCATTTTAAGTCCATGTTGATATTCAGATAAGATGTTATTTTATCTCTAAAAAAATGATTGTATGTTTTCCAGAAAAGCATTATTACAAGATATGCACTATAGCAACATTGAGGTAGCAACTAAGCCaatgaaaaaaacttttctttcaaaTGGTGAATATAACAGCCCTTGTGGtaatcattaaggaaaaaaaaaaaaaaacaaacctacaatttttttgttgttagcctacaaagaaatgagacttttaacttttaacaacatatatatatatatatatatattacaacttTTGGTGGTACAATTTGATGTATTCTGTGATTTAAGTTAAACAGAAATCAATGTTGACCTTACAATTCTGGTTTAATTATAACCTTATTTGTTCTGGCAATTGTCATTTTGAGGGTGGGTTTTGTGATTagtggttagttttttttttttttcttttgcatatacattttgagttttttaaaaatctagccAAAGATATATTTTTCCCATGTGAAAATTAATATTGGCAGACTAATTATAGGGGGTTTGCCCCTCCCAAAGCATGCTATTTAACAAGcatttgaagaaaatgtaaatcacTCAGTATTCACAAGTGAGAAGAAAACATTTGtgctttggaaaatatttttaaagaacttgcTTCTCTAAAAGATGATGCACTTCTTATTCTACAGAGTTTTcacatattttttatataattatccaACCGGTGAatacattattttcttaatagGAGGGTTTTTAAAGATGAATGCATAATTCAGGATTGCATTTGTTTATACCTTTTAAAAAGTCAATGTTTTTGATGGTACTTTGGATTTGTTCTGTTTTCACAAAGAAAATCTAATGCACTATAAGTGAATGAtttatagttgtttttttaaaaaaattaatgaagtggACTTTTCACTTAATTGCACTTCTATTCCCATTTTCAgagttaaaaatgaattaataaataagtgagctccttgaagcaaggtataaaaacaaagcaaaaaggtATACaagctataaatataaaaagtaaatagagggctgggcttggagttaagaagaattcaaatctgtcctcaaacagtagctgtgtgatcctgggcaagtcacttgcctcagtttcctcttctgtaaaatggggataataatagcacctactgcCTAGAATTGTTttgaagatgaaataagataataattgtagagCACTCACCATAATAAGTGGTAAGTTTTTGCCATTTACATTTACACATAACTGtgtaaatgttggctattattattagctataatTAAAATGGGGATAggtagatggttcagtggataaactGTTGGGGCTccaatcaggaagatctgagtttcaatccaacctcagagacttactagctgtgtgatcttgggcaagtcaattaatactgcttattttactttcctCATCAGTCTAATGAACTATAGAAGGAAGTAGCCAACCACCCCAttttctttgccaggaaaacccttaatggggtcacaaagagatagacatgattgaaataagtgaacaacaaaaaataaataaataagatcagTGTTTTATAAGGAGTACAGATTCTGTCCAGAAATGATTCTATGAGCTCAGTTAAAGTCTCTATGCATCTGCATCTATGTGCTTTACTGTTTCcttttaagaaaacattaaaaaaatttatttttaaagataactaCTTGgcaaacaaataattaaatttctAGTTCTTATTTCAGATGTCATTTAATATCCTACATTAGTGTTTCCTGCTAATTAAATAGATCAAGAACCACAGATGTTTCAACTTCCTAGTCTAacagttttattattatataataatcatcATAATTTATCATTAACCATTAGGTTAGCTTGATATTAAACTGTACACAAGAGAACACTGTATGaaatatgtaaatgaaatattccacattattttcAAACTCACTCCCAGAAATGGACACTGAGGAATTATTGGGAGAAAACTAAAAGTCCAATAAGTGGAGCCTTGATGACGAAGGAGTCTGGAAATGAAGGTTCTAATTTTAACTCAAATAATGTATCCTCATCATTAACCATTAGGTTAGCTTGATATTAAACTGTACACAAGAGAACACTGTATGaaatatgtaaatgaaatattccacattattttcAAACTCACTCCCAGAAATGGACACTGAGGAATTATTGGGAGAAAACTAAAAGTCCAATAAGTGGAGCCTTGATGACGAAGGAGTCTGGAAATGAAGGTTCTAATTTTAACTCAAATAATGTATCCTCATTTGCTtatatctttatctgtaaaactagAAAGATACTCCCCGCCTTACTTTACAGAATGACTGTAATgctaaaatgaaatcataaatgtgaaaatgctttgaaaaatacttttactTAAATGTCCAAACCCTTTGATTTAGATAttctattgctattactattgtTTACTCTAAGAAACTtttaataatcattaaaaatgatCATCACATCTATTTTTAgcaccaaaatatttttagcaggaTTTTTTTCATAGCTTCAAAGGACTAGAAACAGCAATAGCCCATAATTTGGGGTGGGGGCAGGGTGAGGTAAGGAGTGTGACTAAGTACATTGAGTCATATGAATCTTATTGTACTAAAAGAAATTATCATTATGAAAATACTtaggaaaatggaaatatgtcAACTGGAGCAAGTGAAGACAGGCTCAAGAAAACTAtacacaataactacaataatgtaaatagaaaaaacaacACATACTTGTGTGCACTTGCACACTCATGCATACACAAGCAAGCCCAGACTGTAATTAGGACCAAGTTTTATActcaagaaaacataagaatgTGATACAATACACCTTCTTTGCAAAACTGGAGGATTATGGATGTATATACTGTCAGACTAAATCTTTTGATTAATtttgacaaactttttttttccccattcatttttttattcttttttatagaaaatgGTTCTCTGGATAAGAGGGGAGAAGGAACAAATGCAGAAATaaagtatgtaaaataaaaactattgatttaaaaaattaatgctttttattcatCAGATATGTTCACTTAGATATTGACTCTCAAATAGCCATGAGAATAAGCACATGTCCAGAGTTAAAAAGGACAGGTGACAGTAGGCTTAAGGAAAACTTATCAGTGAGTCTAATATAAGTTTGATAAACCTTGTTTTGCCTTTCTAACTTGTTTTCCTTTGGATTTGCTGGAAATCCATCTTAGTGGAAGAATTCAAGTATCACTGGAGCAAGCAGTTTTCTTAGCTGATTCAAAAGTATTTGTTTCAACATAgtctttgatttattcttttctagTTATAGAGTGGATAACAGTGTACCTTTTTGAATCTCTGGGAATAAGGGTaccatttaaaaacttaaaaataaataaaatatggggGTAACATAATTAATCGATCTTAGCAGCCAGACTTTTAAATAGCCTCTCCCACAGATATGTGAATAATATTACTCTGCCTTTGGGAGAGAATATAATCTTAAGAGCCTAATAATTAGCTTGACCTGGAGAAATTGTTAATTGTGTTGGTTGGGAAAACAGTAAGAGAACAAGGATAAAGAATCAAGAGAACTATTTTCTTGagagaaatattttatcttatgaagaaaaactataagaaattattGACTCTTTAATTAACCTTTTTTGAGAGCTGAATGGGACTCCTATAGGTTTATGTTTCTAGAAGTTAATAATAGCATTGATGGTGAGAGATAGTGAGAGGAGTTGATCTTTCTCACATCTGGTATATTGTAATTAATGATGTCCAAAAGGAATTACATCTTTTTTTGCAACATCATTATCATGTAGCTAATAATCTTGATATTTATTCAAGTCTAAAAGTTTAGGgagtttgaaaaagaaagataaacaaaagttTATGGAAAAGATAATCCTCCAGGTTATTTAATAAATCAGATTTGGAAATCAGTAATTTATGGGTAAATGTCAAAATATAAACTTAGATTTCTTTAGAacctgaaataaaaatgaattgggTATATGGTGACTGCTAGTTAGCCAAATGGAGAGTGCCAGGCCGGGGGTCAGGATGACAAGTttaaatacagcttcagacacttgctaactcctgggcaagtcatttgtctcagtttccccatctataaaacatGGATGATAACATGGCAAgcttctcagggttgttatgagaactAAATGAGAttaacatagtaagtactatataaatgttatctgtctttattttttatttacaaagtcaAGTATCAGGGCTATGATAATACCAGGTAGTCTACATATGGGGGACATAGATATATACTGTGCTATatataaaaatggattttaattttatataaatatagtcaAATAGAAgtgatattcattttaatttgtgcAATAAGCTTAGTAGAAATGTCaaaaaattgagattttaaaaaaatg of the Sarcophilus harrisii chromosome 1, mSarHar1.11, whole genome shotgun sequence genome contains:
- the TNFAIP8 gene encoding tumor necrosis factor alpha-induced protein 8 isoform X1, which produces MMQSIEGKTHELNAKVATDVFNSKNLAVQAQKKILGKMVSKSIATTLIDDTSSDVLDELYRVTKEYTHNKKEAEKIIKNLIKTVIKLAILYRNNQFNQDELALMEKFKKKVHQLAMTVVSFYQVDYTFDRNVLSRLLNECREMLHQIIQRHLTAKSHGRVNNVFDHFSDCEFLAALYNPFGTYKPHLQKLCEGINKMLDEGNI
- the TNFAIP8 gene encoding tumor necrosis factor alpha-induced protein 8 isoform X2; amino-acid sequence: MNSEADESKEVATDVFNSKNLAVQAQKKILGKMVSKSIATTLIDDTSSDVLDELYRVTKEYTHNKKEAEKIIKNLIKTVIKLAILYRNNQFNQDELALMEKFKKKVHQLAMTVVSFYQVDYTFDRNVLSRLLNECREMLHQIIQRHLTAKSHGRVNNVFDHFSDCEFLAALYNPFGTYKPHLQKLCEGINKMLDEGNI
- the TNFAIP8 gene encoding tumor necrosis factor alpha-induced protein 8 isoform X3; protein product: MATDVFNSKNLAVQAQKKILGKMVSKSIATTLIDDTSSDVLDELYRVTKEYTHNKKEAEKIIKNLIKTVIKLAILYRNNQFNQDELALMEKFKKKVHQLAMTVVSFYQVDYTFDRNVLSRLLNECREMLHQIIQRHLTAKSHGRVNNVFDHFSDCEFLAALYNPFGTYKPHLQKLCEGINKMLDEGNI